In Mus caroli chromosome 9, CAROLI_EIJ_v1.1, whole genome shotgun sequence, a single window of DNA contains:
- the Lingo1 gene encoding leucine-rich repeat and immunoglobulin-like domain-containing nogo receptor-interacting protein 1 isoform X2 yields the protein MQVSERMLAGGMRSMPSPLLACWQPILLLVLGSVLSGSATGCPPRCECSAQDRAVLCHRKRFVAVPEGIPTETRLLDLGKNRIKTLNQDEFASFPHLEELELNENIVSAVEPGAFNNLFNLRTLGLRSNRLKLIPLGVFTGLSNLTKLDISENKIVILLDYMFQDLYNLKSLEVGDNDLVYISHRAFSGLNSLEQLTLEKCNLTSIPTEALSHLHGLIVLRLRHLNINAIRDYSFKRLYRLKVLEISHWPYLDTMTPNCLYGLNLTSLSITHCNLTAVPYLAVRHLVYLRFLNLSYNPIGTIEGSMLHELLRLQEIQLVGGQLAVVEPYAFRGLNYLRVLNVSGNQLTTLEESAFHSVGNLETLILDSNPLACDCRLLWVFRRRWRLNFNRQQPTCATPEFVQGKEFKDFPDVLLPNYFTCRRAHIRDRKAQQVFVDEGHTVQFVCRADGDPPPAILWLSPRKHLVSAKSNGRLTVFPDGTLEVRYAQVQDNGTYLCIAANAGGNDSMPAHLHVRSYSPDWPHQPNKTFAFISNQPGEGEANSTRATVPFPFDIKTLIIATTMGFISFLGVVLFCLVLLFLWSRGKGNTKHNIEIEYVPRKSDAGISSADAPRKFNMKMI from the coding sequence GTGAGCGAGAGGATGCTGGCAGGGGGTATGAGAAGCATGCCCAGCCCCCTCCTGGCCTGCTGGCAGCCCATCCTCCTGCTGGTACTGGGCTCAGTGCTGTCAGGCTCTGCCACAGGCTGCCCGCCCCGCTGCGAGTGCTCAGCGCAGGACCGGGCCGTGCTCTGCCACCGCAAGCGCTTTGTGGCGGTGCCCGAGGGCATCCCCACCGAGACTCGCCTGCTGGACCTGGGCAAAAACCGCATCAAGACACTCAACCAGGACGAGTTTGCCAGCTTCCCACACCTGGAGGAGCTAGAACTCAATGAAAACATCGTGAGCGCTGTGGAGCCAGGCGCCTTCAACAACCTCTTCAACCTGAGGACTCTGGGGCTGCGCAGCAACCGCCTGAAGCTCATCCCGCTGGGCGTCTTCACCGGCCTCAGCAACTTGACCAAGCTGGACATCAGTGAGAACAAGATCGTCATCCTGCTAGACTACATGTTCCAAGACCTATACAACCTCAAGTCGCTGGAGGTCGGCGACAACGACCTCGTCTACATCTCCCATCGAGCCTTCAGCGGCCTCAACAGCCTGGAACAGCTGACGCTGGAGAAATGCAATCTGACCTCCATCCCCACGGAGGCGCTCTCCCACCTGCACGGCCTCATCGTCCTGCGGCTACGACATCTCAACATCAATGCCATCAGGGACTACTCCTTCAAGAGGCTGTACCGACTTAAGGTCTTAGAGATCTCTCACTGGCCCTACCTGGACACCATGACCCCCAACTGCCTCTACGGCCTCAACCTGACATCCCTATCCATCACGCACTGCAACCTGACAGCCGTGCCCTATCTGGCAGTGCGTCACCTGGTCTATCTCCGTTTCCTCAACCTTTCCTACAACCCCATCGGTACAATCGAGGGCTCCATGCTGCATGAGCTGCTGCGGTTGCAGGAGATCCAGCTGGTGGGCGGGCAGCTGGCCGTGGTGGAGCCCTATGCCTTTCGTGGGCTCAACTACCTGCGTGTGCTCAATGTCTCTGGCAACCAGCTGACCACCCTGGAGGAGTCAGCCTTCCATTCGGTGGGCAACCTGGAGACGCTCATCCTGGACTCCAACCCACTGGCCTGTGACTGCCGGCTGCTGTGGGTGTTCCGGCGCCGCTGGCGGCTCAACTTCAACAGGCAGCAGCCCACCTGCGCCACACCTGAGTTCGTCCAGGGCAAAGAGTTCAAGGACTTTCCGGATGTGCTCCTACCCAACTACTTCACCTGCCGCCGGGCCCACATCCGGGACCGCAAGGCACAGCAGGTGTTTGTAGATGAGGGCCACACCGTGCAGTTTGTATGCCGGGCAGATGGCGACCCTCCACCAGCTATCCTTTGGCTCTCACCCCGCAAGCACTTGGTCTCGGCCAAGAGCAATGGGCGGCTCACAGTCTTCCCTGATGGCACGCTGGAGGTGCGCTACGCCCAGGTACAGGACAACGGCACGTACCTGTGCATCGCAGCCAATGCTGGCGGCAACGACTCCATGCCCGCCCACTTGCATGTGCGCAGCTACTCGCCTGACTGGCCCCATCAACCTAACAAGACCTTCGCCTTCATCTCCAACCAGCCAGGCGAGGGAGAGGCCAACAGCACCCGCGCCACTGTGCCTTTCCCCTTCGACATCAAGACGCTCATCATCGCAACCACCATGGGCTTCATCTCCTTCCTGGGCGTTGTCCTATTCTGCCTGGTGCTGCTGTTTCTATGGAGCCGGGGCAAAGGCAACACAAAGCACAACATCGAAATTGAGTATGTGCCCCGGAAATCGGACGCAGGCATCAGCTCAGCTGATGCACCCCGCAAGTTCAACATGAAGATGATATGA
- the Lingo1 gene encoding leucine-rich repeat and immunoglobulin-like domain-containing nogo receptor-interacting protein 1 isoform X3 gives MLAGGMRSMPSPLLACWQPILLLVLGSVLSGSATGCPPRCECSAQDRAVLCHRKRFVAVPEGIPTETRLLDLGKNRIKTLNQDEFASFPHLEELELNENIVSAVEPGAFNNLFNLRTLGLRSNRLKLIPLGVFTGLSNLTKLDISENKIVILLDYMFQDLYNLKSLEVGDNDLVYISHRAFSGLNSLEQLTLEKCNLTSIPTEALSHLHGLIVLRLRHLNINAIRDYSFKRLYRLKVLEISHWPYLDTMTPNCLYGLNLTSLSITHCNLTAVPYLAVRHLVYLRFLNLSYNPIGTIEGSMLHELLRLQEIQLVGGQLAVVEPYAFRGLNYLRVLNVSGNQLTTLEESAFHSVGNLETLILDSNPLACDCRLLWVFRRRWRLNFNRQQPTCATPEFVQGKEFKDFPDVLLPNYFTCRRAHIRDRKAQQVFVDEGHTVQFVCRADGDPPPAILWLSPRKHLVSAKSNGRLTVFPDGTLEVRYAQVQDNGTYLCIAANAGGNDSMPAHLHVRSYSPDWPHQPNKTFAFISNQPGEGEANSTRATVPFPFDIKTLIIATTMGFISFLGVVLFCLVLLFLWSRGKGNTKHNIEIEYVPRKSDAGISSADAPRKFNMKMI, from the coding sequence ATGCTGGCAGGGGGTATGAGAAGCATGCCCAGCCCCCTCCTGGCCTGCTGGCAGCCCATCCTCCTGCTGGTACTGGGCTCAGTGCTGTCAGGCTCTGCCACAGGCTGCCCGCCCCGCTGCGAGTGCTCAGCGCAGGACCGGGCCGTGCTCTGCCACCGCAAGCGCTTTGTGGCGGTGCCCGAGGGCATCCCCACCGAGACTCGCCTGCTGGACCTGGGCAAAAACCGCATCAAGACACTCAACCAGGACGAGTTTGCCAGCTTCCCACACCTGGAGGAGCTAGAACTCAATGAAAACATCGTGAGCGCTGTGGAGCCAGGCGCCTTCAACAACCTCTTCAACCTGAGGACTCTGGGGCTGCGCAGCAACCGCCTGAAGCTCATCCCGCTGGGCGTCTTCACCGGCCTCAGCAACTTGACCAAGCTGGACATCAGTGAGAACAAGATCGTCATCCTGCTAGACTACATGTTCCAAGACCTATACAACCTCAAGTCGCTGGAGGTCGGCGACAACGACCTCGTCTACATCTCCCATCGAGCCTTCAGCGGCCTCAACAGCCTGGAACAGCTGACGCTGGAGAAATGCAATCTGACCTCCATCCCCACGGAGGCGCTCTCCCACCTGCACGGCCTCATCGTCCTGCGGCTACGACATCTCAACATCAATGCCATCAGGGACTACTCCTTCAAGAGGCTGTACCGACTTAAGGTCTTAGAGATCTCTCACTGGCCCTACCTGGACACCATGACCCCCAACTGCCTCTACGGCCTCAACCTGACATCCCTATCCATCACGCACTGCAACCTGACAGCCGTGCCCTATCTGGCAGTGCGTCACCTGGTCTATCTCCGTTTCCTCAACCTTTCCTACAACCCCATCGGTACAATCGAGGGCTCCATGCTGCATGAGCTGCTGCGGTTGCAGGAGATCCAGCTGGTGGGCGGGCAGCTGGCCGTGGTGGAGCCCTATGCCTTTCGTGGGCTCAACTACCTGCGTGTGCTCAATGTCTCTGGCAACCAGCTGACCACCCTGGAGGAGTCAGCCTTCCATTCGGTGGGCAACCTGGAGACGCTCATCCTGGACTCCAACCCACTGGCCTGTGACTGCCGGCTGCTGTGGGTGTTCCGGCGCCGCTGGCGGCTCAACTTCAACAGGCAGCAGCCCACCTGCGCCACACCTGAGTTCGTCCAGGGCAAAGAGTTCAAGGACTTTCCGGATGTGCTCCTACCCAACTACTTCACCTGCCGCCGGGCCCACATCCGGGACCGCAAGGCACAGCAGGTGTTTGTAGATGAGGGCCACACCGTGCAGTTTGTATGCCGGGCAGATGGCGACCCTCCACCAGCTATCCTTTGGCTCTCACCCCGCAAGCACTTGGTCTCGGCCAAGAGCAATGGGCGGCTCACAGTCTTCCCTGATGGCACGCTGGAGGTGCGCTACGCCCAGGTACAGGACAACGGCACGTACCTGTGCATCGCAGCCAATGCTGGCGGCAACGACTCCATGCCCGCCCACTTGCATGTGCGCAGCTACTCGCCTGACTGGCCCCATCAACCTAACAAGACCTTCGCCTTCATCTCCAACCAGCCAGGCGAGGGAGAGGCCAACAGCACCCGCGCCACTGTGCCTTTCCCCTTCGACATCAAGACGCTCATCATCGCAACCACCATGGGCTTCATCTCCTTCCTGGGCGTTGTCCTATTCTGCCTGGTGCTGCTGTTTCTATGGAGCCGGGGCAAAGGCAACACAAAGCACAACATCGAAATTGAGTATGTGCCCCGGAAATCGGACGCAGGCATCAGCTCAGCTGATGCACCCCGCAAGTTCAACATGAAGATGATATGA
- the Lingo1 gene encoding leucine-rich repeat and immunoglobulin-like domain-containing nogo receptor-interacting protein 1 isoform X1: MDIDRRQECPKQWCASEAERYPRSVPREQVSERMLAGGMRSMPSPLLACWQPILLLVLGSVLSGSATGCPPRCECSAQDRAVLCHRKRFVAVPEGIPTETRLLDLGKNRIKTLNQDEFASFPHLEELELNENIVSAVEPGAFNNLFNLRTLGLRSNRLKLIPLGVFTGLSNLTKLDISENKIVILLDYMFQDLYNLKSLEVGDNDLVYISHRAFSGLNSLEQLTLEKCNLTSIPTEALSHLHGLIVLRLRHLNINAIRDYSFKRLYRLKVLEISHWPYLDTMTPNCLYGLNLTSLSITHCNLTAVPYLAVRHLVYLRFLNLSYNPIGTIEGSMLHELLRLQEIQLVGGQLAVVEPYAFRGLNYLRVLNVSGNQLTTLEESAFHSVGNLETLILDSNPLACDCRLLWVFRRRWRLNFNRQQPTCATPEFVQGKEFKDFPDVLLPNYFTCRRAHIRDRKAQQVFVDEGHTVQFVCRADGDPPPAILWLSPRKHLVSAKSNGRLTVFPDGTLEVRYAQVQDNGTYLCIAANAGGNDSMPAHLHVRSYSPDWPHQPNKTFAFISNQPGEGEANSTRATVPFPFDIKTLIIATTMGFISFLGVVLFCLVLLFLWSRGKGNTKHNIEIEYVPRKSDAGISSADAPRKFNMKMI, encoded by the coding sequence GTGAGCGAGAGGATGCTGGCAGGGGGTATGAGAAGCATGCCCAGCCCCCTCCTGGCCTGCTGGCAGCCCATCCTCCTGCTGGTACTGGGCTCAGTGCTGTCAGGCTCTGCCACAGGCTGCCCGCCCCGCTGCGAGTGCTCAGCGCAGGACCGGGCCGTGCTCTGCCACCGCAAGCGCTTTGTGGCGGTGCCCGAGGGCATCCCCACCGAGACTCGCCTGCTGGACCTGGGCAAAAACCGCATCAAGACACTCAACCAGGACGAGTTTGCCAGCTTCCCACACCTGGAGGAGCTAGAACTCAATGAAAACATCGTGAGCGCTGTGGAGCCAGGCGCCTTCAACAACCTCTTCAACCTGAGGACTCTGGGGCTGCGCAGCAACCGCCTGAAGCTCATCCCGCTGGGCGTCTTCACCGGCCTCAGCAACTTGACCAAGCTGGACATCAGTGAGAACAAGATCGTCATCCTGCTAGACTACATGTTCCAAGACCTATACAACCTCAAGTCGCTGGAGGTCGGCGACAACGACCTCGTCTACATCTCCCATCGAGCCTTCAGCGGCCTCAACAGCCTGGAACAGCTGACGCTGGAGAAATGCAATCTGACCTCCATCCCCACGGAGGCGCTCTCCCACCTGCACGGCCTCATCGTCCTGCGGCTACGACATCTCAACATCAATGCCATCAGGGACTACTCCTTCAAGAGGCTGTACCGACTTAAGGTCTTAGAGATCTCTCACTGGCCCTACCTGGACACCATGACCCCCAACTGCCTCTACGGCCTCAACCTGACATCCCTATCCATCACGCACTGCAACCTGACAGCCGTGCCCTATCTGGCAGTGCGTCACCTGGTCTATCTCCGTTTCCTCAACCTTTCCTACAACCCCATCGGTACAATCGAGGGCTCCATGCTGCATGAGCTGCTGCGGTTGCAGGAGATCCAGCTGGTGGGCGGGCAGCTGGCCGTGGTGGAGCCCTATGCCTTTCGTGGGCTCAACTACCTGCGTGTGCTCAATGTCTCTGGCAACCAGCTGACCACCCTGGAGGAGTCAGCCTTCCATTCGGTGGGCAACCTGGAGACGCTCATCCTGGACTCCAACCCACTGGCCTGTGACTGCCGGCTGCTGTGGGTGTTCCGGCGCCGCTGGCGGCTCAACTTCAACAGGCAGCAGCCCACCTGCGCCACACCTGAGTTCGTCCAGGGCAAAGAGTTCAAGGACTTTCCGGATGTGCTCCTACCCAACTACTTCACCTGCCGCCGGGCCCACATCCGGGACCGCAAGGCACAGCAGGTGTTTGTAGATGAGGGCCACACCGTGCAGTTTGTATGCCGGGCAGATGGCGACCCTCCACCAGCTATCCTTTGGCTCTCACCCCGCAAGCACTTGGTCTCGGCCAAGAGCAATGGGCGGCTCACAGTCTTCCCTGATGGCACGCTGGAGGTGCGCTACGCCCAGGTACAGGACAACGGCACGTACCTGTGCATCGCAGCCAATGCTGGCGGCAACGACTCCATGCCCGCCCACTTGCATGTGCGCAGCTACTCGCCTGACTGGCCCCATCAACCTAACAAGACCTTCGCCTTCATCTCCAACCAGCCAGGCGAGGGAGAGGCCAACAGCACCCGCGCCACTGTGCCTTTCCCCTTCGACATCAAGACGCTCATCATCGCAACCACCATGGGCTTCATCTCCTTCCTGGGCGTTGTCCTATTCTGCCTGGTGCTGCTGTTTCTATGGAGCCGGGGCAAAGGCAACACAAAGCACAACATCGAAATTGAGTATGTGCCCCGGAAATCGGACGCAGGCATCAGCTCAGCTGATGCACCCCGCAAGTTCAACATGAAGATGATATGA